The DNA segment ATCCCAGTATTGGTCAACATGACGATACACTGTTAGCCATGCTTCTTCTACACTGGCATTGGGTTCATAGTTTTTTGATAAATCCCTCTCGATAACCTCTTGATCAATAGGTAATCCACGTGCAACTAGAGCATTGATTGCTGCATCATATATACTTGTTTTACGAAGCGCCTCTTGCATTTTTTCGTATAGCTCCGGTTGATGCTGATAGACTGCTAACGTATGAACATTTTTGTTTCCTAAAGCAAATTCAATTAAACGATTTTGATAAGATTGGAACCCAGAAGCTTTTCCCAGTTTATCTCTAAATTCCAAGTACTCTGAAGGGGTTAAGGTAGAAAGCACACTCCATGACTGTATTAATTGCTGCTGTACTCTTGAAACTCGTGACAGAATTTTAAATGATGGTTCCAGGTCATTATTGCTTATATACCTAATAGCTGCTGTCAATTCATGTAATATTAATTTCATCCATAGCTCACTTGCTTGATGAATAATAATAAATAACATTTCATCATGGTGATCTGATACCAGATTTTGACTAGATAAAATATTATCAAGATGGAGGTAATCTCCATAAGACATTGATTTTTGGAAATCTGTTTGAATCTCATTTTCTAGTTCTATATTTGTGTTTTTTTCTTGGGTACTCATGGTATTTTTGCCTCCCCGATTTTGATTAAAATCCTGCTAATAACGTAATAAACATTTTCGGTTAAGATATCCTTTGTTTTCTATTAGAATTTTGAGTGGATGCTCTCTTTTTAAAAATATAATAAGTAACTGTTAAAAAAAGTAACCATGGAATACCGAATTGAAGCATGATTTTAAAGTCTGTAAACCAAGTTGTAATCATTAAACTCAATAAAAGGATTGCTCCAATAATCGTTAAATATGGGAAACCTACCATTTTGACAGGCAATTTCCTGCCGCCAGATTTCTCCCACTTTCTTCTGAAAAATAAATGGGAAACAAACACCATAAACCAGGTGAAGATTGCACCAAACATGGAAATTCCCATCATAAATGCATATGAAGAACCAGGTAATACAGCACTAACTAAAGCAGCGAGAAAAATCCCCAGTGTAGAAACAGCCAGTGCTCTAAGAGGAACTCCTTTTTTGTTTAATTTCCCTAAAAATGCTGGAGCATCATTTCCTTTGGAAAGCGAAAACATCATACGAGTAGAAGCATATAATTGGCTGTTCATAGATGATAGGGCTGCTGTTAAAATAATAAAATTCATAATTCCTGATGCCCCTGGAATATTTAAGAGATCCATTACCTTTACGAAAGGACTTTCTTCCACACCTGCTGATTTCCACGGAACGATCATTAGCATGATGCCAATTGTCAAAATATAAAAGGTGGATAAGCGGAAAACCGTAGCTTTCAACGCTTTTGGAACTGCAACATCTGGATCCTTCGCTTCACCAGCTGTAACCGCTATCAATTCTGTGCCCAAAAAGCTAAATAAGGAAATAAAAGTCGCAACCCACACTCCCCACCATCCAAATGGTAAAAAACCTCTGTCATTTACTAAGTTCTCTGGTCCCAAATTCGATTGGTGTGTACCGCCAAATAAAATATATGATCCAAGTAAGATGAATCCAACAATGGCACTTATTTTAATCATGGAAAACCAATATTCAAATGTGCCAAAAGCATTTACACTTGTAGCATTTACATAAATAAGAACTGCCGCAAACAATACTATCCAAACCATTCCAGGCACATGAGGAAACCAGTACTTCATATATACAGCAATCGCACTTATCTCTACCCCAACAGCTAGAACGTTAGCAACCCAATAAGAATATTTCACAAGATATCCTGCGAGTGGGCTAACATATTTCTCAGCAATCGTGCCAAAAGCACCTGTAGTAGGGTGAGCAACCGTCATTTCAGATAGGCACCCCATTAAAAGGAGGACGATAATGGCACCAACTCCATAGCTTAGTAATACACCTGGACCTGCTGTACTAATGGCTAGACCGCTCCCCAGGAAAAGACCCGTTCCAATGGCACACCCCATGGCAATCATCGAAAGCTGGTTGGTTTTTAATTCACGCTTCAATCCATTTTGAGAATTATTTCCGTTATTCATAGGAATATGTTTGTTCACTATTTAGCTCCTCCTCAATTAAAGTATCAATGTAACCCATCTCTTTATGCTACGACTTCTCGTTCATTCTCAAACTTTTCATATTGTTTTTCCGCCATGATTTTTTTAAGAATTTGCACGACCTCAATAACTTCTTTATAAGAGGTATAAAGTGCAACTGGTGCAAGACGAATAATGTTAGGAGCTCTAAAATCAGGTATAACACCATTTTCTTTCAATGCTTTGCATATCCTTGCAGCTTCATTATGTTCTAAACTAATATGACCACCACGTCGGACATCCTCTAAAGGGTTCCCAAAACTGAAACCCATATCCGGTACCTCATGTTCCAACAAGTCCATTAAATATTGATTAATCTTTAATGACTTTGAACGAATATTCTCAATCCCCGCATCTGCAAAAATCTCCAAAGCACCAAGTAAAGGTGCCAGACTTAAAACATGCGGAGTCCCAATTTGATAGGCTCCTGCAGATTCAGCGGGTGTTAAAGTATGTTCCATGTCAAATTGCTTCTCTTTTTTAGATCCAAACCAGCCAGCAAGACCAGGATTTGTTCCAAAGTGTTTACTATTTACATATAGACTCCCAACACTGCCTGGGCCGCCATTTAAATGTTTATAATTGCACCAATACGCAAAATCAACACCCCAATCACTAAACGAATGAGGTATGGCACCTATCGAATGGCATCCATCAAATCCAATTAATATCCCTCTTTTGTTAGCCTCGCTGGCTAATCGCTTCATGTCTAAGATTTGACCGCTGCGATAGAGTACCGTTGGCAAAATAATTAAAGCAATTTCTTCCGTCATTGCTTCAATAATATCTTCTTCTACTAAAAAACGACCATCCCGACTTTTCACACGAATTAAATGTGTCTCTGGGTTATACCCGCGAATGCGAAGCTGACTTTGGAGAGCATAAATATCAGAAGGAAAGGTTAATTCATCCGCTAAAATTTTCGTCCGCCTACCTTCAGGCTTATAAAAAGTTGCCACAAGCTGATGCAAATTGACTGTTGTCGATCCAGTAACAATCACTTCATCTGCTGAGGCGCCAACTAATGGCGCCATCATTTCCGCTAACTTTTCCGATAAAAAAAACCAGGGATGTTTCCCCTTTGTCCAACCATCGATACCATGCTCTTTCCAATCTGTTAAAGATTCCAATAGTGTACGTTCCGCTCTTTTTGAAAGAAGCCCCAATGAATTCCCATCCATATAAATTGAATTTGGCTTTATGTAAAATTCTTCTCGAAATTTATTAAGGATATCTTCTTTGTCCAGTTGTTTTGCGTATTCTAATGTAAACTTCATTCGAAATGACCTCCAATCTTCCATTACTAATAGTGATTACCTATATTAATTACAGGAGAATGAGACACTTCCTAGGTCTGCAAACTGTGCGACAATCGTATCACCCGATTGAAAGCTTATCGCTTCAGTTATTGCACCGCTAAGAACGATGTCGCCTTTCTTTAGGCCTAATCCCTTTTCTCCAAGCTTGTTTACAGCCCATGCAACAGCAGTGGCTGGATGGCCTAAAACAGCTGCGCTAGAGCCAACTGTAGCTACCTCTGAATTCTTAGACATATAAACGCCAATTTCTTTCAGATTAAGAGTCTCTGGTGATACCCACTTGTTTCCTACAATGAATTTGGAGGAAGAACAGTTATCTGCTACCACGTCAACGAGTGTAAATTTAAAATCTAAATAGCGGCTATCGATAATCTCAATAGCTGGTGCTACATATTTTGTTACTCGTAATATGTCCTCGGCTGTTACAGAAGTACCTTGAATGTCCTCTTCAATCAAGAAGGCAATTTCAGGTTCTGCCTTCGGATGGATAAACTCGCTAAATTTCAACGTTTCCCATTCAGGTGCAAGCATATCATCCATTAAGTAACCATAGATTGCTTCATGGACACCCATCATCTCCTGCTTCGCCTTACTAGTTAATCCGAGCTTGACACCAATTCGGCGTAATCCTTCTTGTTTTTTTCGTTCGATTAATTTCTGCTGTATTTCATATGCCTGTTCAAATGTGAGGGAAGGATAATTAGTGGTGATTTTTTCAATTTCTCGTTTTTCCTTTTCTGCAGCTAATAGGTATTCAACAATTTCTTGTTCTGTTCCTTGCATTAGTGTCATGATTGAACCTCCACTTTTTTCTTATTGGCCATTTCAGCCGCAACATCAAGGATCATATCCTCTTGACCTCCAACGACCTTTCTTTTGCCAAGTTCAAGTAAAATATCACGTGGATCGAGGTTAAATCGTTTACTTGCACGTTCCGCATGAAGGAGGAAGCTGGAATAGACACCTGCATATCCCATAACTAAACTCCCCTTACTAATTTCCTGTGAGCCAGGAATTAAGGGCTTTACAATATCCTCAGCAAGATCCATCATTTTGTAAATATCAATTCCCAAATCGATTCCCATTTTGTTTAATACCGCAACTAACACTTCTGTTTGTGTATTTCCTGCACCGGCTCCTAAACAGCGAACACTTCCATCAATACGAGTGGCTCCTTCTTCAATCGCAACCAGTGTATTGGCAACGGCAAGTGATAAATTATTATGAGCGTGAAAGCCAATTTCAATATCTAAAGACTCTCTAAGGGCACGGATTCGTTCGCGAACTTGATGCGGTAATAATGCACCAGCGGAATCCGTCACATAAACTGCTTGTGCACCATAGCTCTCCATGAGTTTGGCCTGTTCCACTAATTTTTCAACTGGTGCCATGTGCGCCATCATAAGGAAACCCAATGATTCCATGCCAAGTTCTCTTGCCATTGCAATATGCTGTGCGGATACATCTGCCTCTGTAACGTGGGTTGCTACCCTAACCAATCCAGCCCCAAGTCCGTGAGCTTGTTTCAATTCATGGACAGTACCAATTCCAGGAATCAGCAATACGGCAATCTTTGCCTGTTTAGATTCCTCTACAGCGGCTTGGATTAATTTCATTTCATTTACCAATGAACGCCCGTACTGGAGTGTTGATCCGCCTAAGCCAT comes from the Neobacillus sp. PS2-9 genome and includes:
- the kynU gene encoding kynureninase, whose amino-acid sequence is MKFTLEYAKQLDKEDILNKFREEFYIKPNSIYMDGNSLGLLSKRAERTLLESLTDWKEHGIDGWTKGKHPWFFLSEKLAEMMAPLVGASADEVIVTGSTTVNLHQLVATFYKPEGRRTKILADELTFPSDIYALQSQLRIRGYNPETHLIRVKSRDGRFLVEEDIIEAMTEEIALIILPTVLYRSGQILDMKRLASEANKRGILIGFDGCHSIGAIPHSFSDWGVDFAYWCNYKHLNGGPGSVGSLYVNSKHFGTNPGLAGWFGSKKEKQFDMEHTLTPAESAGAYQIGTPHVLSLAPLLGALEIFADAGIENIRSKSLKINQYLMDLLEHEVPDMGFSFGNPLEDVRRGGHISLEHNEAARICKALKENGVIPDFRAPNIIRLAPVALYTSYKEVIEVVQILKKIMAEKQYEKFENEREVVA
- a CDS encoding amino acid permease yields the protein MVNKHIPMNNGNNSQNGLKRELKTNQLSMIAMGCAIGTGLFLGSGLAISTAGPGVLLSYGVGAIIVLLLMGCLSEMTVAHPTTGAFGTIAEKYVSPLAGYLVKYSYWVANVLAVGVEISAIAVYMKYWFPHVPGMVWIVLFAAVLIYVNATSVNAFGTFEYWFSMIKISAIVGFILLGSYILFGGTHQSNLGPENLVNDRGFLPFGWWGVWVATFISLFSFLGTELIAVTAGEAKDPDVAVPKALKATVFRLSTFYILTIGIMLMIVPWKSAGVEESPFVKVMDLLNIPGASGIMNFIILTAALSSMNSQLYASTRMMFSLSKGNDAPAFLGKLNKKGVPLRALAVSTLGIFLAALVSAVLPGSSYAFMMGISMFGAIFTWFMVFVSHLFFRRKWEKSGGRKLPVKMVGFPYLTIIGAILLLSLMITTWFTDFKIMLQFGIPWLLFLTVTYYIFKKRASTQNSNRKQRIS
- the kynA gene encoding tryptophan 2,3-dioxygenase, translating into MSTQEKNTNIELENEIQTDFQKSMSYGDYLHLDNILSSQNLVSDHHDEMLFIIIHQASELWMKLILHELTAAIRYISNNDLEPSFKILSRVSRVQQQLIQSWSVLSTLTPSEYLEFRDKLGKASGFQSYQNRLIEFALGNKNVHTLAVYQHQPELYEKMQEALRKTSIYDAAINALVARGLPIDQEVIERDLSKNYEPNASVEEAWLTVYRHVDQYWDLYELAEKLVDIGNQQQLWRFNHMSTVERIIGHKQGTGGSSGVTYLKRVVDQKFFPELWSLRTKL
- a CDS encoding fumarylacetoacetate hydrolase family protein, with translation MTLMQGTEQEIVEYLLAAEKEKREIEKITTNYPSLTFEQAYEIQQKLIERKKQEGLRRIGVKLGLTSKAKQEMMGVHEAIYGYLMDDMLAPEWETLKFSEFIHPKAEPEIAFLIEEDIQGTSVTAEDILRVTKYVAPAIEIIDSRYLDFKFTLVDVVADNCSSSKFIVGNKWVSPETLNLKEIGVYMSKNSEVATVGSSAAVLGHPATAVAWAVNKLGEKGLGLKKGDIVLSGAITEAISFQSGDTIVAQFADLGSVSFSCN
- the dmpG gene encoding 4-hydroxy-2-oxovalerate aldolase, encoding MNGNKDLPIKITEVCLRDGSHVVAHQYTEEQVRSVTRALDNAGMHYIEVSHGDGLGGSTLQYGRSLVNEMKLIQAAVEESKQAKIAVLLIPGIGTVHELKQAHGLGAGLVRVATHVTEADVSAQHIAMARELGMESLGFLMMAHMAPVEKLVEQAKLMESYGAQAVYVTDSAGALLPHQVRERIRALRESLDIEIGFHAHNNLSLAVANTLVAIEEGATRIDGSVRCLGAGAGNTQTEVLVAVLNKMGIDLGIDIYKMMDLAEDIVKPLIPGSQEISKGSLVMGYAGVYSSFLLHAERASKRFNLDPRDILLELGKRKVVGGQEDMILDVAAEMANKKKVEVQS